Part of the Chlorogloeopsis sp. ULAP01 genome, GCATTGATATCCCTGTCGTGGTGCGTCCCGCAGTTGGGGCAGTCCCACTTCCTGATATTCAACGGCAATTTTTCAACAATATGCCCACAGTTGCCACAGCGTTTGGTGCTAGGAAACCATCGATCAATCTTCACCAAGGTTCGACCATACCATTTGGCTTTATATTCCAGTTGCCTCACCAATTCTCCCCATGCAGCATCGCTAATCGCACGGGCAAGCTTGGGATTCTTGACCATATTCTTAACTACCAAATCCTCAACTACTATCGTTTGGTTTTCACGAATCAGTCGAGTTGTCAGTTTGTGCAGATGATCTTTCCTGGAATCAGAGATTTTAGCTTGAAGACGAGCTACTTTGAGCCTTGCTTTATCTCGGTTACGAGAGGCTTTCTGTTTACGACTCAAAGACTTTTGGGCTTTCCTCAACTTTTGATAGTGTTTGTCAAAGGCTTTGGGATTAGCAATTTTCTCTCCTGTACTCAGAGTGACAAGGCTACTCACCCCAACATCTAGTCCAACAGTGCTATCGACTGGTTGCAAAGTTTCGTCAGATGGATCATTAATCCGCAAGCTGACAAACCAGCGTCCAGAAGGTTCAAGTTTAACAGTGATGGTACTAGGCTCGCATCCATTGGGCAGTTGCCTAGACCATTTAATTGGCAATGGTTGAGAACATTTAGCCAAGTAGACTTGCTCATCTTTCCATCGGAAAGCAGACTTGGTGAATTCTGCGCTGCCGCCACTGCGTTTCTTCTTGAAGTTGGGATATTTCGCCCTACCCGCAAAGAAGTTGGTGAACGCTGTTTGCAGATGTCTCAAGCCTTGTTGTAGTGGCACACAACTAACCTCATTCAAAAACCGGAGGTCTTCAAGTTTTTTCCAAGAAGTCAACATAGCAGAAGACTGAACGTAGTCAATCTTCTCTTGCCTCTCGTACCAAGCTTCGGTTCTCGCTGCCAAAGCCTTGTTGAAAACCAGCCGCACACAACCAATTGTCCGGCGCAACATCTGTTCTTGCTCGGCAGTTGGATACACTCTGTAACGGTAGGCTTTTTCCATACTTCACATTTTATCATTAAATCTGTGAAATACTTACAACCCGCTATCTACCAAAGTTTAACTACTCACTCGTCGCCCAAAGAGTCACCTGTTGCTGCTTTGCAGCAATTCGGCTCAGGGATGAAGCTCCTCGCTCGTCCCCATTCCTCTCACCGCCAAGAAGATCGCTGTGGCGGGAGTCTCCTGGGGGTGTTAGTTCAAGCTCTGTAAGGGGTGAATTTATCAAGATTAGGTTGTAGAAGATGTTATATAAAACTTTGTTATTATCAATCTTCTACAACGTGGATTCTACATAATTCTTGAAAACTGATGAGTAATTATTTAATAGACATTAGTTGTCTTTGTTGCAGCTTCTGAACAGCTTCTACCCATGCTGGTGCTCTTTTGCCATTAATGGGTGTAAGCTCTTGCCAGTGTTCTTGTAATTGGGCTTGTGTCATCTGAGGTAATTGAACATGCGCCCAATTGATAGCATCTTGGGGAGTTTTCCAATCTTTCCAAGGTTGCAGACTGTTCTTTTTAGTTGGAACTATCTCGATCAGGGTAGCTTCCAACCACAGGTGTGCTGCTTCATCCCGCATAAGATTTTGACGTGCCATTAGGAGTGCGATGCTTGATTGAATGCTGGTTGTACTCCACAATTGGGAGATGATTGTAAGTTCTTTCCAAGTGTCCTCCTCTAATTGAGTAAGATTTCTGCTATTGGGGTTAGTTTTGCAGACAAGTAGGTCTTTGAGGAAATTGACAAGACTGGTGTGGATGGTGGTTGGGTGCTTACCGCAGGTAATCCAATCTTGGAGAATGCCCAAGTTACCCGTGATTTCCCCTTTGGCGATATTTTCACACAAAGTGAGTAAATCGTGTTCGGGAATTGTACCTGATAGTTCCCACACCCAATTAGGAGTAATTTCTCCATCGCCCAGTAAGGTTAGCTGATCGAGAAGTTTGATTGAGTCGCGCAGATGTCCTTTACAAGCTTTGGCGATCGCCGTAACTGCTGATAGTGTGATGTTAATGCTTTGGTGGTGAGCAACCTCTACTAGGTAATCTACAACTGCTCTTGGTGAAACCCTTCTAAAATCAAACTTCTGGCAGCGAGAGGTAATAGTTTCTGGTACTTTGTGTATCTCTGTCGTACAGAATACAAACACTACATGGACTGGCGGTTGTTCGACTGTCTTTAATAATGCTTGCCACGATTGGTGAGACAGGGCATGACATTCATCCACTATCAGGATTTTGTACCTGCCCTCAATTGGTTTGAGTTGGAGGTTGGACACTATTTCACGAATGTTATCTACACCAGAGTGGCTGGCAGCATCAAGTTCGGTTACATCTACAGATGAGGAATTTGTGATAGTTTGACATGAATTGCACTTTCCGCAAGGTTCAGTTGTAGCATTCTCCAATGATTGACAGTTAAGGGATTTGGCGAGAATACGGGCTGTACTGGTTTTACCCGTACCCTTGGGGCCGGTAAATAGGTAAGCGGGTGCAATTTTCCCACAGGCGATCGCATTACTCAAAGTGCGAACAATATGCTCTTGACCGATAATTTGTGA contains:
- a CDS encoding RNA-guided endonuclease TnpB family protein is translated as MEKAYRYRVYPTAEQEQMLRRTIGCVRLVFNKALAARTEAWYERQEKIDYVQSSAMLTSWKKLEDLRFLNEVSCVPLQQGLRHLQTAFTNFFAGRAKYPNFKKKRSGGSAEFTKSAFRWKDEQVYLAKCSQPLPIKWSRQLPNGCEPSTITVKLEPSGRWFVSLRINDPSDETLQPVDSTVGLDVGVSSLVTLSTGEKIANPKAFDKHYQKLRKAQKSLSRKQKASRNRDKARLKVARLQAKISDSRKDHLHKLTTRLIRENQTIVVEDLVVKNMVKNPKLARAISDAAWGELVRQLEYKAKWYGRTLVKIDRWFPSTKRCGNCGHIVEKLPLNIRKWDCPNCGTHHDRDINAAKNILAVGYTVTVCGANIRPDRHFAKGQLRKTRKGKKQKPNS
- the dnaX gene encoding DNA polymerase III subunit gamma/tau, translated to MYTPLHLKYRPQQLSQIIGQEHIVRTLSNAIACGKIAPAYLFTGPKGTGKTSTARILAKSLNCQSLENATTEPCGKCNSCQTITNSSSVDVTELDAASHSGVDNIREIVSNLQLKPIEGRYKILIVDECHALSHQSWQALLKTVEQPPVHVVFVFCTTEIHKVPETITSRCQKFDFRRVSPRAVVDYLVEVAHHQSINITLSAVTAIAKACKGHLRDSIKLLDQLTLLGDGEITPNWVWELSGTIPEHDLLTLCENIAKGEITGNLGILQDWITCGKHPTTIHTSLVNFLKDLLVCKTNPNSRNLTQLEEDTWKELTIISQLWSTTSIQSSIALLMARQNLMRDEAAHLWLEATLIEIVPTKKNSLQPWKDWKTPQDAINWAHVQLPQMTQAQLQEHWQELTPINGKRAPAWVEAVQKLQQRQLMSIK